The DNA sequence GAGGTTTGCCCAAGTGTCGATCAAGCGCGAATTGTGGATTACGGCTGCCGGTGTGATGGCGGTAATGGCGGCAATGGCTTCCATTGCAGCAACCGATCTCGAGCAGGAACTCATCGACCGGATCAAGCCGGTCGGCGAGGTGTGCATCCAGGGCAAGAGCGATTGCGCGGCTCCGGTCGCGGCCGTTGCCAGCGGCCCTCGCTCGGGCGAGCAGGTATACGGCGCCGCGTGTGTGGCCTGTCATGATTCCGGCCTGGCCGGTGCCCCGAAAATCGCGGTGGCGGCCGATTGGGCGCCACGTATCGCGCAGGGCGAGGAAACCCTGGTCAGCCACGCGCTCAGTGGCATTCGTGGCATGCCGCCCAAAGGCACGTGCATGAACTGTTCCGACGAGGAAATCAAGCTCGCGGTTGAATACATGGTGTCCAGGAGCCAATAGCCACGGATGCTGGTTCGACCGGCGAACCCTGGTCAAAAAACACACGATCGATGTGGCGCAACAGCCGCGAGAGCCTGCATCGGTCGTGTTTTAAGCCGGGAAATTTCACGCACGATTAGAAAAATGTGCCGTTGTCGCCTATAACCAGCTATCGGGTTTGCGACATCATCAATTTGGCTTTGCCTATCGGGGCGGGCCGCGCACGGCAGCAGAACGCGACGGCAAATGGATTCAGGTGCTATCGGCGACAAGGCAATCCGCGTTCTCCTGATAGATCAGGACCCCGCCGAGTACGCGCTGATCGGACAACTCCTGAGTGCGGTTGGACCGAATGCCTACGAACTCACGTGGTGCCGGCAATCCGGTCATGCCCTCGAGGCAATCGCCGCCGATCTGCATGACGTGATACTGCTCGACTACCAGAGCGACCGCGTCAAGGGCAGCGGCCTGCTCGCCAAGGCCGTACAGCACAACTGTACCCGCCCGATCATCGTGATGACCGACGAGATGGATCGCAACGTCGATCGCGAGGCGATTCGCAGCGGCGCGTCCGATTATCTGATCAAGGGGCGTATCGACTCGCTGGTGCTCGAGCGCGCGATCCGCTACGCAATCGATCGCAAGGAGGCCGAGCTGAAACTTGCCCGCCTCGCGCACTATGATCCGCTCACCAACGTGCCAAATCGCATCCTGTTCCGGGATCGGTTGCAGCGCGCGGTCGAGCGTGCACGGCGTGGCAACCAGGCCGTGGCGCTGTTTTTCATGGATCTCGACGGATTCAAACAGGTCAACGACACCCTTGGCCACGACGCCGGTGACGAATTGATCCGCTGCGTCGCGGAACGACTCAGCGCGTGCATGCGCAAGAGCGACAGCGTGGCGCGTATCGGGGGCGATGAATTCACGGTGATACTCGAAGACATCGAGACCACCGCGGATATCGTCAACGTGGCCCGCAAGGCCATCGATGTCGTCTCGCGTCCGGTCACGGTGGGCGGACAGCAGATCACGGTCGGCTGCAGCATCGGCATCGCGGTCTATCCCGAAGGCGGTCAGGATGTCGACTCGCTGCTCAAGCATGCCGACATGGCCATGTACCAGGCCAAGGGTTTGCGCGGCAGCGCCTATCGTTTCTACACCGAAAAGCTGAATGTCGAAGCGATGAACCAGATGTACCTCGAGGCGGATCTGCGCCGGGGTCTGCGCCGTGGCGAGTTCGAACTGTATTACCAGCCGCGCATATCGCTCGACGATGCGCGCGTCGCCGGTGTCGAAGCCCTGCTGCGCTGGAATCATCCGGTGCGCGGGCTGGTGATGCCGGCGGACTTCATACCGCTCGCCGAGGAAGTCGGACTGATCGTGCCGCTCGGATACTGGGTGATACACCAGGCCTGCCAGGACATGCGCGCCATGGATGCGCGTGGCATGGAGCCGATCCACGTGGCGGTGAACCTCTCGTTCCGGCAATTTCTCGACGTGAAGTTCGTCGAGACGGTCGGCAATATCATCGACAGCGCGGTGATCGATCCGCACCGTCTCGAATTCGAGCTGACCGAAACTGCCATCATGTCGCATTTCGAGGAGACGGAGCGCAGCATGCAGACCATCCGCGCGATGGGACCGACCTTCTCGCTCGATGATTTCGGCACCGGCTATTCCTCGTTTGCGCACATCCAGCGTCTGCCGATCGGCGCGCTGAAGATCGACCGCAGTTTCGTGCAGAACGTCACCAGCATGCAGGGCGATGCAACCATCGTGAAGGCGATGATCTCGCTCGCACATAACCTCGGCCTCGCGGTGATCGCCGAGGGTGCGGAAACCGTCGAGCAGGTGGGTTTCCTGCGCGATCACGCCTGCGACCAGGTCCAGGGCTTTTTCTACTCCAGGCCGGTGAAATTCGCCGAGCTGCTGGAATTCGTGCGGCGCGATCTGTCTCTTACCGCCTGAGCCAGCACGACAGCAAACTGATTTCCCGCTCCAGCCGCCACCGGACGCGTAGTCCGCGACCTCCTCGAGCGTACTCGCCCTTTTACCTTTGCTCCATGCTCTGGTTTGCGCTCGCAGCTCTGTGGCGTAACATGAAAACGAAACCGGACGGGAGCAAAGGAAATGAAGCACAGGGCGTTGATCGTTGCGACAGGTACCGTGGCATTGATGCTGGCGATATCCGGTCATGCTGACTGGAAGGACCAGCTGGATGCCGTGGTGGGCAACGTCGGCAACACGGGTGCCGGCAGCCAGCTTTCCGGACTCAGCAGCGTCGAGATGGATGGTGGCTTGAAGGAAGCGCTGGCCGTTGGCACCGAGCGCGCGATCAAGGAGCTCGGCAGGAAGGGCGGCTATCTCGACGATGCAAGTGTGCGCATACCGCTGCCGGGGTCGCTCGAGAAGGCAGAAAAGCTGCTGCGCATGATGGGCCAGGGTGATGCAGTCGACGAGTTTCTGGTGACGGTGAATCGCGCCGCGGAGAAGGCCGTGCCGCTGGCATCGGATATCGTCGGTGATGCGGTGCGTGACATGAGTATCGTGGATGCGAAGAAGATCCTGACGGGTCCGGATGACGCGGCCACGCAGTACTTTCGCGCCAAGACCGGCGCTGACCTGACGCAGGCGATGATGCCGATCGTGAAGCGCGCCACCGATGCTGCCGGCGTGACGAGCGCCTACAAGCGCCTGCTCAAAAAGGCTGGACCCGCCAGTGGACTGGTTGGCGATTCGCTGGATATTGACAGCTACGTGACCGAGAAAGCCCTCGACGGGTTGTTTCTGAAGGTGGCCGAAGAGGAAAAGGCGATTCGCACGAACCCGCTTGAACGCAGCAGCGATCTGTTGCAGAAGGTGTTCGGATCGGTGGCGCGCTGACGCGTCGATTGCGGAGGTCGTGACGATCTGCATTCCGGCCACCGCCGCTTTTCAGTCGCGCGTTTCCCCGATCCGATACGCCAGCGCTTCGGCAATATGCGCCGACGCGATCGCGTCGCAGGCATCCAGGTCCGCAATGCTGCGCGCCACGCGGAGCACGCGGTGATAAGCACGCGCCGACAATCCCCAGCGCTCGATGGCGGCCACCAGGAACGCGCGATCCTCGTCGCCCAGGCAGACCACGCGTTCCAGCTCCCGGCCCCGCAGTTCGCTGTTGCTGCAACCCTGGCGCGACAGTTGCCGCTCGCGCGCGGCGATCACCCGTTCGCGGATGCTGTGACTGGGTTCCTCGGGATGCGTGTCGGTGCGCTCGAACAGCGCCGCGCCGGGACGCGAGACCTCGACCAGCATATCGAAGCGATCGAGCAACGGACCGGACAGCCGTTCGCGGTAGCGACCCACCTGGTCCGGGGTGCAACGGCAATCGCGAAAGCCCGATCCGAGGTAGCCGCACGGGCAGGGATTCATCGCCGCGAGCAACTGGAAGCGCGCCGGAAAGCACACCCTGCGCAGCGCGCGCGCCACCATGATCTCGCCCGACTCGAGCGGTTCGCGCAGCAGGTCGAGGAGGCGCCGCGGCCATTCCGGCAACTCGTCCAGGAACAGCACGCCCTGGTGGGCGAGCGTGATCTCGCCCGGGCGCGGATGGCTGCCACCACCGACCAGTGCCGCGCCGGAGGCACTGTGGTGCGGCATCCTGAACGGGCGCTGATAACCCTCTGGAGCAAAATCCCCGAGGCCCGCCACGGAACGGATCGAGGCCACTTCGAGCCATTCCGCTGTCTCCATCGGCGGCAGGATGCCGGGCATGCGGGTGGCCAGCATGGTTTTGCCCGTACCCGGCGGGCCACTCATCAGCAGGTGCAGTTTTCCCGCGGCCGCAATCGCCAATGCGCGCTTGGCGCGAGCCTGCCCGCGTACATCGGCCATATCGGCGTCCGGCGCTGCGTGCACAGGGCTGTCGGGTGCCTGGGTGTCGGTCAGCGCCGCGCCGCTGAGATGCGCGCACACCTGCAGCAGATGTTGCGCGGGAATCACGCAGGCACCGGGAATCCGCGCTGCCTCGGCGGCATTCGCCCCGGGCACGATCAGTGCCTTGCCGTTCGCATGGCAGGCGATGGCCGCGGGCAGTGCGCCGGTGACGCTGCGGATTTCTCCGCTCAGCGCCAGTTCGCCGAGAAACTCGAATCCCTCGAGACTGCGTGGATCGATCTGCCCCGATGCGCCGAGAATCCCGAGTGCGATCGCGAGATCGTAACGCCCGCCTTCCTTCGGCAGATCGGCGGGTGCGAGATTGATCGTCACGCGTGACGCGGGAACCTTGAACTGGGTGTTGAGCAGCGCGCTGCGCACCCGGTCCTTGCTTTCACGCACCGCGGTTTCGGGCAGCCCGACGATCGCCATGCGTGGCAGGCCGCCCGAAATGTGGATCTCGGCGCGTACCGGCGGGGCGGAAATTCCGATCTGGGCGCGGGTGTCGACGGTTGCAAATGACATGATCCTTCCCTGGATACATGGTTGACGAACGCGGGCCTATTCCGTGGCCCGCTCCAGTTCCGCCAGTTGCTGCTGCAACCGGCCAACTTCCGCTTCGAGTTCCGCCAGCTGTGCCCGGGTGCGCTCCAGGGTTTCGAGTTGTGCGTCGAACTGTTCGCGGGTTACGAGATCGAGCCGTGCAAACGCGGTCTGCACGATGGTGTTGAGGCTTTTCTGCATGTCCTCGCGCGCGCCCGCGTCGCTGATGAAGCGGCCGAGCTGATCGCCGAGGTTGCGCAACAGGTTGTCGTTGATCATCGGGATTCCGGGCAAACGTTTGCCGCAGGGATTCTAAACCATGCCGCGCACAAATGGTGTGGCCGAGGATGCGAGGACTGGCCGCGGCGCGATGCACAAACGCGGTGCGGGTGCGTTGAATCGGTGCAAAAGACTCCGGTTGATTTCCTCATCGCGCGCCATTTTCGTCCTGGAAATATCCTAATTCATTGGTTTAAAAGGTTTTTATCAAGCTGGCACGTGCGCTGCAAAAGGCATATCGAGTTTCGCACTGCAGCATGCAGTTGAAACATGGTCAAACCTTACTGTTACGGAGACAGTCGATGAAAACCAAGTTGTTCGTGAATACGTTTGTCCTGGCCGCGGTTGGTGCAGGCCTCAGCCTGCCGGTTGTCGCCGGGGACGAACTCGCCATCAGCGGAAATGTGAGCCTTGCCTCGGAGTATGTGTTCCGCGGGCAGTCGCAGACCCAGGAGAACGCGGCTGTCCAGGGCGGACTGGATCTCGAATACTGCGGCTTCTATGTCGGGGCCTGGGGTTCCAACGTCGATTTCAACAGCGATGCCACCGCCGAAATCGACTACTACGGCGGCTATGTATTTGGTCTCACCGAGGATCTGAGCCTCGATATCGGCTATATCCGCTACTCCTACGCCGGTGAGTCCGACCTCGACTACGACGAAGTCAAGGCGGCTCTCGGCTGGAAGGACCTCACCGTCGGCGTGAACTATTCCTGGAACTATCTCGGGGAAGATCCCTTCGGTGACGGTGACGTGGATTTCTTCTACTACTTCGCCGATTACAGCTTTGCCCTGCCGGCGGACTTTGCGCTGGGGTTGCACGTGGCACTGAACCAGGCCGATGGCGACGTGAACAACATTGCATTCGAGAGCCGCGGGGAAAACGAATACACGGAGTGGAACGCATCGCTGGGCAAATCGTTTCTCGGTGCCGATTTCGCGCTGACCTACTGGGGTACGAGCATCGACGGCAGCAACGAACTCGGAGACGAGCGACTGGTGTTCTCGGTATCGAAAAGCATGTAACACATCTGCCCTGGCGCGCCAGGGCTCAAGGAGAAACCGCAATGAAAATGATCACCGCCATCATAAAACCCTTCAAGCTCGATGATGTACGCGAGGCGCTTTCGGAGATCGGGGTGCAGGGCATCACGGTCACCGAGGTCAAGGGCTT is a window from the Gammaproteobacteria bacterium genome containing:
- a CDS encoding DUF4197 domain-containing protein — encoded protein: MKHRALIVATGTVALMLAISGHADWKDQLDAVVGNVGNTGAGSQLSGLSSVEMDGGLKEALAVGTERAIKELGRKGGYLDDASVRIPLPGSLEKAEKLLRMMGQGDAVDEFLVTVNRAAEKAVPLASDIVGDAVRDMSIVDAKKILTGPDDAATQYFRAKTGADLTQAMMPIVKRATDAAGVTSAYKRLLKKAGPASGLVGDSLDIDSYVTEKALDGLFLKVAEEEKAIRTNPLERSSDLLQKVFGSVAR
- a CDS encoding YifB family Mg chelatase-like AAA ATPase; the protein is MSFATVDTRAQIGISAPPVRAEIHISGGLPRMAIVGLPETAVRESKDRVRSALLNTQFKVPASRVTINLAPADLPKEGGRYDLAIALGILGASGQIDPRSLEGFEFLGELALSGEIRSVTGALPAAIACHANGKALIVPGANAAEAARIPGACVIPAQHLLQVCAHLSGAALTDTQAPDSPVHAAPDADMADVRGQARAKRALAIAAAGKLHLLMSGPPGTGKTMLATRMPGILPPMETAEWLEVASIRSVAGLGDFAPEGYQRPFRMPHHSASGAALVGGGSHPRPGEITLAHQGVLFLDELPEWPRRLLDLLREPLESGEIMVARALRRVCFPARFQLLAAMNPCPCGYLGSGFRDCRCTPDQVGRYRERLSGPLLDRFDMLVEVSRPGAALFERTDTHPEEPSHSIRERVIAARERQLSRQGCSNSELRGRELERVVCLGDEDRAFLVAAIERWGLSARAYHRVLRVARSIADLDACDAIASAHIAEALAYRIGETRD
- a CDS encoding accessory factor UbiK family protein → MINDNLLRNLGDQLGRFISDAGAREDMQKSLNTIVQTAFARLDLVTREQFDAQLETLERTRAQLAELEAEVGRLQQQLAELERATE
- a CDS encoding cytochrome c5 family protein; this encodes MAVMAAMASIAATDLEQELIDRIKPVGEVCIQGKSDCAAPVAAVASGPRSGEQVYGAACVACHDSGLAGAPKIAVAADWAPRIAQGEETLVSHALSGIRGMPPKGTCMNCSDEEIKLAVEYMVSRSQ
- a CDS encoding EAL domain-containing protein codes for the protein MDSGAIGDKAIRVLLIDQDPAEYALIGQLLSAVGPNAYELTWCRQSGHALEAIAADLHDVILLDYQSDRVKGSGLLAKAVQHNCTRPIIVMTDEMDRNVDREAIRSGASDYLIKGRIDSLVLERAIRYAIDRKEAELKLARLAHYDPLTNVPNRILFRDRLQRAVERARRGNQAVALFFMDLDGFKQVNDTLGHDAGDELIRCVAERLSACMRKSDSVARIGGDEFTVILEDIETTADIVNVARKAIDVVSRPVTVGGQQITVGCSIGIAVYPEGGQDVDSLLKHADMAMYQAKGLRGSAYRFYTEKLNVEAMNQMYLEADLRRGLRRGEFELYYQPRISLDDARVAGVEALLRWNHPVRGLVMPADFIPLAEEVGLIVPLGYWVIHQACQDMRAMDARGMEPIHVAVNLSFRQFLDVKFVETVGNIIDSAVIDPHRLEFELTETAIMSHFEETERSMQTIRAMGPTFSLDDFGTGYSSFAHIQRLPIGALKIDRSFVQNVTSMQGDATIVKAMISLAHNLGLAVIAEGAETVEQVGFLRDHACDQVQGFFYSRPVKFAELLEFVRRDLSLTA